One window of the Podospora pseudopauciseta strain CBS 411.78 chromosome 4, whole genome shotgun sequence genome contains the following:
- a CDS encoding hypothetical protein (EggNog:ENOG503P2D8) gives MGQSSLKCLWALFMFLAIGFGSACTSYGVDYSNGGAYYIDGSSNQYFSFVTLFQGCDQESISPVLIGPDNNQYACSAIRTEQAGVQVTSTCGIPFSAMKSGNWKIILSGTQVSSQRTFSVTVGTPETTWVTATPTVVVGITTTARASTVLTTIVQTQTLIIVPQTVTAACGGPTLTVTSYPQALTATVRSTVTRTATDGQITSYWTTIVTTTAKCNYPTRKRDVAATPAAQVAAITSTYTQTTYTVTRTTTTTVAGRVTTETVLRTTTATV, from the exons ATGGGGCAAAGCAGTTTGAAGTGTCTCTGGGCACTGTTCATGTTTCTGGCTATCGGCTTCGGTTCCGCGTGTACGAGCTACGGTGTTGACTATTCCAACGGAGGCGCATATTACATTGACGGCTCATCGAACCAATATTTCAGTTTCGTCACTTTATTTCAAG GATGTGATCAAGAGTCGATCAGCCCGGTCCTCATCGGGCCAGACAACAACCAATACGCGTGTTCAGCCATCAGGACCGAGCAAGCCGGTGTACAAGTCACATCGACCTG TGGCATTCCTTTCTCGGCCATGAAGTCAGGGAACTGGAAGATTATTCTATCCGGAACCCAAGTTTCATCACAACGCACCTTCTCGGTAACAGTCGGCACGCCTGAAACTACCTGGGTCACG GCGACACCAACCGTTGTTGTCGGCATTACTACTACAGCAAGAGCCTCGACTGTTTTGACTACCATTGTGCAGACTCAGACTTTGATCATCGTACCTCAAACCGTTACTGCAGCATGTGGTGGACCTACCCTGACAGTCACAAGCTATCCACAAGCACTGACGGCCACAGTCAGATCGACGGTCACCCGGACAGCAACTGATGGGCAGATAACAAGTTACTGGACTACCATAgtcacaacaacagcaaagtGCAATTATCCTACCA GAAAACGAGATGTAGCTGCGACTCCCGCCGCACAGGTCGCCGCAATCACATCGACATACACACAAACCACATATACAGTCACCAGGACAACTACGACAACTGTTGCTGGAAGGGTGACTACCGAAACTG TCCTTCGAACTACGACAGCCACAGTGTAA
- a CDS encoding hypothetical protein (COG:S; EggNog:ENOG503NXUM) produces MSSNSGHGGAVETTATAPASYPTGDNQDDGSINSRLLSDSELQAESSASSHGTNSTVSIAGIMPGVTPSGLNAIISQTPSGAKTVAWTDLPRKDQLTVITLARLSEPLVQTSLQSYMFYQLKWFDTGLPDSVISSQAGILQFVLFHASFTAAQFVTSMMWGRVADSRRFGRKTVLLIGLAGTMISCLGFGFSTTFWQALFFRSLGGITNGNVGVLRTIETVQEKKYQSRAFLLLPMTFNIGTIIGPILGGILSDPASSYPSLFGDVWFFHEFPYAAPNILSAIFLFCAMLLTLDLCADQRDRGLEIGQSIKLWVSRKRSKGGYARLSSEDPTAIDIETHPLTHGTDSQQSSISDVAPCKPKYARRRYTQRLPFRRIFTPNVVSTFTASCLLSLHVGTFNSLWFVFLSTPVYDPAKGPESPDAFQRHLLFIFTGGLGLHPREVGMAMATLGVLGIALQLGIYPWLSARLGTVRSWRLFLLFFPFTYFIAPYLSLVPSFSPPPAPKDGFVVWLAIAGVLCFHVIGRTFALPAQTILVNNCTPHPSVLGTVHGIGQSVSSLSRTVGPFLGGFLYGQGLARGVVGAVFWCLSAIAIGGIVASLFVHEGNGHEIWLEGDEDDDV; encoded by the exons ATGAGTAGCAATTCCGGTCATGGAGGGGCTGTTGAGACCACGGCCACGGCCCCAGCAAGCTACCCTACTGGCGACAATCAAGATGACGGATCCATAAACTCCAGGTTGCTCTCCGACTCGGAGTTACAAGCCGAGTCTTCTGCTTCAAGTCACGGCACCAACAGCACTGTATCAATCGCTGGAATCATGCCCGGTGTGACACCTTCGGGACTCAACGCCATCATCTCTCAGACTCCTTCTGGTGCAAAGACGGTCGCCTGGACAGACCTTCCGCGCAAAGACCAACTCACCGTTATCACCCTTGCCAGGTTGAGTGAACCACTTGTGCAGACATCATTACAG TCATATATGTTTTACCAACTGAAATGGTTTGACACAGGCCTGCCAGATTCTGTCATTTCAAGCCAGGCAGGCATCCTGCAGTTCGTGCTATTCCA CGCTAGCTTCACTGCCGCTCAGTTCGTGACATCAATGATGTGGGGTCGAGTTGCTGATTCCCGCCGGTTTGGTCGCAAAACCGTCTTGCTCATTGGCCTTGCTGGGACAA TGATCTCGTGCCTTGGATTTGGCTTTTCGACCACCTTTTGGCAAGCCCTCTTTTTCAGGTCTCTCGGCGGGATCACCAATGGGAACGTGGGAGTGTTGAGAACCAT TGAAACGGTACAGGAGAAAAA ATATCAGTCGCGAGCATTTCTTCTACTTCCAATGACCTTCAACATTGGGACTATCATTGGACCGA TACTTGGTGGTATCCTTTCCGATCCAGCAAGTAGCTACCCATCCCTATTCGGAGACGTATGGTTCTTCCATGAGTTCCCGTATGCTGCTCCGAACATCCTCTCGGCAATCTTTCTCTTCTGTGCTATGCTTCTT ACACTTGACCTTTGTGCCGACCAACGTGATAGAGGCTTGGAAATTGGACAGAGCATAAAACTGTGGGTATCTCGCAAGAGATCCAAGGGGGGGTACGCACGCCTTTCCAGTGAAGACCCTACCGCCATCGATATCGAAACCCACCCTCTTACCCATGGCACAGACTCCCAGCAGTCCTCCATTTCAGATGTAGCCCCTTGCAAGCCAAAATATGCCAGACGACGCTACACACAACGACTCCCTTTCCGCCGCATCTTCACGCCAAACGTAGTCTCCACGTTCACAGCTAGCTGTCTTCTGTCCCTTCACGTGGGCACGTTCAACTCACTCTGGTTCGTATTTCTCTCAACCCCAGTCTACGATCCAGCCAAAGGCCCAGAATCACCCGACGCCTTCCAACGGCATCTTCTGTTTATATTCACTGGAGGTCTCGGTCTACATCCTCGTGAAGTCGGCATGGCCATGGCTACCCTGGGTGTTCTTGGTATTGCTCTCCAGCTTGGCATCTATCCCTGGCTTTCGGCCCGGCTCGGCACCGTCCGGAGCTGGCGGTTATTTCTGCTCTTTTTCCCCTTTACTTACTTCATCGCACCTTATCTGAGCTTGGtcccctctttctctccgccgccggcaCCCAAGGATGGTTTTGTTGTGTGGCTTGCCATCGCGGGCGTGCTTTGTTTCCATGTCATTGGCCGGACATTTGCACTGCCTGCTCAGACGATTCTGGTAAATAATTGTACGCCGCATCCAAGCGTACTGGGGACAGTGCATGGCATTGGGCAGAGCGTCTCGAGTCTTTCAAGGACAGTGGGCCCCTTCTTAGGAGGGTTTTTGTATGGGCAGGGTCTGGCACGGGGCGTTGTTGGTGCTGTATTCTGGTGCCTCAGCGCAATTGCGATAGGTGGGATTGTGGCAAGTCTCTTCGTACACGAGGGTAATGGGCATGAGATATGGCTTGAaggcgatgaagatgacgatgTTTGA
- a CDS encoding hypothetical protein (COG:S; EggNog:ENOG503P5RG) produces the protein MTRETSTEPPKPSKRKGTRSVSTLTPTQLARKRANDREAQRAIRQRTKEHIERLEKELEEYKNRHSRDETINQLQMRNHALEREVFSLREELKRFNHNMFSPPGISQPSALACPFRASILTTPAPGFEAPDLLPAGHAGIPSRPPPFGQPSNDYNSAPQTFTFVPTTEEQWPSGVSVSSVPVSSVSVPSVVSSPCSSPSHPDEAFIPAYIPTSMPTMMEGNVITPTSMPCMDAAATKLEFEQRDIDPGTTTSRGADQIPESWPNANSKVSSAADHGYPNPNVSQPAAGYITPQPWSATMYPSYYQPQPHGLPQAAGL, from the exons ATGACCCGAGAGACATCTACAGAACCACCAAAGCCATCCAAGCGGAAGG GTACTCGCAGCGTGTCGACACTCACGCCCACGCAACTTGCCCGGAAACGGGCCAATGACCGGGAAGCCCAGCGCGCAATCAGGCAACGCACAAAAGAGCACATCGAGCggctggagaaggagttggaagAGTACAAGAACCGACATAGCCGGGACGAGACCATCAACCAGCTCCAGATGAGGAACCATGCGCTGGAGAGAGAGGTGTTCAGTTTGCGCGAAGAACTCAAACGCTTCAATCATAATATGTTTTCACCACCCGGTATATCCCAGCCATCAGCTCTTGCCTGTCCATTTCGAGCTTCCATTCTAACCACACCAGCCCCAGGCTTTGAGGCACCTGATCTGCTACCCGCCGGTCACGCCGGCATTCCTAGCCGGCCTCCGCCATTTGGCCAACCATCCAACGACTACAACTCGGCGCCGCAGACCTTCACATTTGTGCCCACGACAGAGGAACAATGGCCCTCTGGGGTGTCAGTATCTTCGGTTCCAGTGTCCTCCGTCTCGGTTCCCTCGGTCGTTTCCAGCCCTTGCTCTTCCCCGAGCCACCCCGACGAAGCCTTCATCCCGGCCTATATCCCGACCAGCATGCCGACCATGATGGAAGGGAATGTGATCACGCCCACTTCTATGCCCTGCATGGATGCTGCCGCTACGAAACTGGAGTTTGAACAACGAGATATTGATCCAGGTACAACGACGAGCCGTGGGGCCGATCAAATTCCAGAGTCATGGCCAAACGCTAACAGCAAGGTGTCATCAGCAGCAGACCATGGCTATCCTAATCCCAATGTATCGCAGCCAGCTGCAGGATACATCACACCTCAACCGTGGTCCGCGACGATGTATCCTTCTTACTACCAGCCGCAGCCACATGGACTGCCACAGGCTGCTGGTCTATGA
- the RIB2 gene encoding DRAP deaminase (COG:A; EggNog:ENOG503NVMQ), giving the protein MTASILLPGAPSQPLTAVVAENNKVVESTGAISYTEPSLISQPEPSASLGPPHPYFFKDGLRRVAPYFYTYNTWCKERWRGRKIIEVFESEFRERSVEYYRAAMESGQVAVNGKIVSPDYVMVNGDLVSHTTHRHEPPVTQDPVQVIHEDDDMIVINKPSGVPVHPAGRYHYNSVVEIMKAERGPTFAPRPCNRLDRLTSGIMFIAKTAKAAESLSAQIFRRSVRKEYLARVVGRFPDGEVVCDQPILQISPKLGLNRVRANGKSAKTVFKRLAYYPSPIIKPSPSNSPSPDEAETGGPGDQFTRETEGYSIVRCLPVTGRTHQIRVHLQFLGHPVQNDPIYANQKVWGFDLGRNDAEATLNTDEDVLSRLARMGKEQVADAVAYYDEMVDVYHKKKAERMSGQLCDVCKTPLYTDPGSQELCLWLHSLRYEDADGSWSYVSPLPAWAMPPEGASGPTQVGGMDDLVEAAGEDMKIEVS; this is encoded by the coding sequence ATGAccgcctccatcctcctGCCTGGTGCACCGTCACAACCGCTGACTGCTGTCGTCGCTGAGAACAACAAAGTCGTAGAATCTACTGGCGCCATCAGTTATACCGAGCCAAGCTTGATCTCGCAACCCGAGCCTTCAGCCTCGCTGGGCCCTCCACATCCATACTTCTTCAAAGATGGTCTTCGACGGGTGGCCCCTTATTTCTACACATATAACACCTGGTGCAAGGAgcgatggcgaggaagaaaaatcATTGAAGTGTTTGAAAGCGAGTTTCGCGAGCGATCGGTCGAGTATTACCGTGCGGCGATGGAGTCTGGTCAAGTCGCGGTCAACGGCAAAATCGTGAGCCCGGATTATGTGATGGTGAACGGCGACCTGGTTTCGCATACCACACATCGACACGAGCCTCCCGTTACACAAGATCCCGTGCAGGTCAtccacgaagacgacgacatgATCGTGATCAACAAGCCCTCGGGCGTGCCAGTACACCCTGCCGGTCGATACCATTACAACTCGGTGGTGGAGATTATGAAGGCCGAGAGGGGGCCGACCTTTGCGCCCCGACCATGCAACAGGCTCGACAGGCTGACCAGCGGCATCATGTTTATTGCCAAGACGGCCAAAGCTGCCGAAAGTCTTAGTGCCCAGATCTTCAGACGCAGTGTTCGGAAAGAATATCTTGCCCGTGTGGTCGGTCGATTTCCTGATGGCGAGGTTGTCTGCGACCAGCCGATCCTTCAAATTTCTCCAAAACTGGGCTTGAACCGGGTCCGAGCTAATGGCAAGTCTGCGAAGACTGTCTTCAAGCGCCTTGCTTACTATCCGtcgcccatcatcaaaccTAGTCCCAGCAACAGCCCGTCGCCGGATGAGGCAGAGACAGGCGGTCCCGGAGACCAGTTCACTAGAGAAACCGAGGGATATTCGATTGTCCGCTGCTTGCCCGTCACAGGCAGAACACATCAAATTCGGGTTCACCTACAGTTTCTAGGTCATCCTGTACAGAACGATCCAATCTATGCCAACCAGAAGGTTTGGGGCTTCGACCTGGGGCGCAATGATGCCGAAGCAACCCTGAATACCGATGAGGATGTTCTTTCCCGCCTGGCACGGATGGGAAAGGAACAGGTTGCGGACGCTGTGGCGTACTATGACGAGATGGTGGATGTGTAtcacaagaagaaggcggaaaGGATGTCGGGCCAGCTTTGCGATGTTTGCAAAACCCCGTTGTATACCGATCCAGGCAGCCAGGAGCTCTGTCTGTGGCTGCACAGTCTCCGGTACGAGGATGCCGATGGGTCCTGGAGTTATGTGAGCCCGCTGCCAGCCTGGGCCATGCCGCCCGAAGGCGCAAGCGGACCAACACAGGTTGGCGGCATGGACGATCTAGTGGAGGCTGCCGGGGAGGATATGAAAATCGAAGTCTCATAG
- a CDS encoding hypothetical protein (EggNog:ENOG503P28U; COG:S) produces the protein MSDISRLKSRTRADYRYILEYRTRWSDNDMYDHMNNSIYNFLYDSVINTYLMENCGLHPPSSPQYGMVVHSHNDYFASISFPACAELALRVNRIGNSSVAYEIALFEKGHDAVRSVGEFVQVFVDRETGRPNAKGMNPELRRGLENLLVNREASKL, from the exons ATGTCAGACATCAGCCGTCTCAAAAGCAGAACGAGGGCCGACTATCGGTACATTCTGGAATATCGCACACGATG GAGCGATAACGATATGTACGATCACATGAACAACTCCATTTACAACTTCCTTTACGACTCGGTTATCAATACTTACCTGATGGAAAACTGTGgcctccatcccccctcatctCCGCAATATGGCATGGTTGTACATTCACACAACGACTACTTTGCTTCAATTTCGTTTCCTGCCTGCGCTGAGTTGGCCCTGCGAGTAAACCGCATAGGAAATTCCAGTGTGGCATATGAAATAGCTCTGTTTGAAAAGGGGCACGATGCGGTTCGATCTGTGGGCGAGTTTGTTCAAGTCTTTGTCGACCGCGAGACAGGGAGGCCAAATGCAAAGGGGATGAACCCAGAGCTACGCCGGGGATTGGAGAATCTGCTAGTGAATCGAGAAGCAAGTAAACTTTGA